The following proteins are encoded in a genomic region of Bacteroidota bacterium:
- a CDS encoding restriction endonuclease, with the protein MNKWIKLSIDYANQRSYLDDLFKVYPTIPDGIRDINEDVWNDVEKAFIKKNNILLIKELLKLDLFPIKDSYIAYLKRDKNAIERNPKTINRISGRLYEMGLDKIFERCSEPKETNRQIGPMFKEWLNTKSLGIQPVLLDDFLSNNDDAILDASDNAMMNFASEHLNYKHDKGLDFVARFNGKYVIGEAKFLTDFGGHQNAQFNDAINTIESKGVKAIKIAVLDGVLYIKGQSKMHKSITELYKNHNILSALILRDFLYQL; encoded by the coding sequence ATGAATAAATGGATAAAATTGAGTATAGACTATGCAAACCAGCGTTCTTATTTGGACGACTTATTTAAAGTTTATCCAACTATTCCAGATGGGATTAGAGATATAAATGAAGATGTTTGGAACGATGTTGAAAAAGCGTTTATAAAGAAAAACAATATCTTGTTGATTAAAGAACTACTTAAACTTGATTTATTCCCAATAAAAGATAGTTATATTGCTTATCTTAAGAGAGATAAAAATGCTATTGAAAGAAATCCTAAAACAATCAATCGGATTAGTGGTCGATTATACGAAATGGGATTAGATAAAATATTTGAAAGATGCTCAGAACCAAAAGAAACCAATCGACAAATTGGACCAATGTTTAAAGAATGGTTAAATACTAAGTCGTTGGGAATACAGCCAGTTTTATTAGATGATTTTTTATCGAATAATGATGATGCAATTCTTGACGCAAGCGATAATGCAATGATGAATTTTGCCAGCGAACATCTAAATTATAAACATGACAAAGGGCTTGATTTTGTGGCAAGGTTTAACGGAAAATATGTTATTGGAGAAGCAAAATTTTTGACTGATTTTGGTGGCCATCAAAATGCTCAGTTTAATGATGCAATAAATACAATAGAATCAAAAGGTGTTAAAGCTATTAAAATTGCTGTATTAGATGGTGTTCTTTATATTAAAGGACAAAGTAAAATGCACAAATCAATTACCGAACTTTATAAAAATCATAATATTTTGAGTGCATTGATTTTGCGTGATTTTTTATATCAACTTTAA
- a CDS encoding site-specific DNA-methyltransferase, translated as MENILIKGENIEALDLLIKDRNLKGKIDLIYIDPPFATNGNFTITDGRATTISNSRNGQIAYSDKIRGTEFIEYLKKRLVLLRELISTQGSIYLHIDYKIGHYVKIMMDEVFGIDNFRNDITRVKCNPKNFKRVGYGNMKDLILFYSKTKKPIWNEPKEPYSENDKTKLFSKLENGGRRYTTVPIHAPGETLNGKSSQAFKGLLPPKGRHWRTDVETLEKWDKQGLIEWSSTGNPRKKIYADQQDGKRVQDIWEFKDPQYPTYPTEKNQALLDLIIQTSSNQNSIVLDCFCGSGTTLKSAHLLKRKWIGIDNSELAIRATINKMDTIVADLFVKKPEYEFVEMKETQLINSQF; from the coding sequence ATGGAAAATATATTGATAAAAGGAGAAAATATTGAAGCCTTAGATTTGTTGATTAAAGATCGTAATCTTAAGGGTAAAATCGATTTGATTTATATTGATCCCCCATTTGCAACAAATGGAAACTTCACAATTACCGATGGTAGAGCTACCACAATCAGTAATTCCAGAAATGGTCAAATTGCTTATTCTGATAAAATTAGAGGAACTGAATTTATAGAATATTTGAAAAAAAGGTTGGTTTTATTAAGAGAATTAATTTCAACACAAGGATCGATATATTTACACATAGATTATAAAATTGGTCATTATGTGAAAATAATGATGGATGAAGTTTTTGGTATTGATAATTTCAGAAATGACATTACTAGGGTTAAATGTAATCCTAAAAACTTTAAGAGAGTTGGATATGGTAATATGAAAGATTTAATACTTTTTTATTCAAAAACTAAAAAACCAATTTGGAACGAACCAAAAGAGCCTTATAGCGAAAATGATAAAACTAAACTTTTTTCAAAGTTAGAAAATGGAGGTAGAAGATATACGACAGTTCCTATTCATGCACCGGGAGAAACTCTAAACGGTAAATCATCGCAGGCATTTAAGGGACTACTGCCACCAAAAGGACGACATTGGAGAACAGACGTTGAAACACTGGAAAAATGGGATAAACAAGGCTTGATAGAATGGTCTTCTACAGGCAATCCGAGAAAAAAAATATATGCTGACCAACAAGATGGTAAAAGAGTTCAAGATATTTGGGAGTTTAAAGATCCGCAATATCCAACTTACCCAACCGAAAAAAATCAAGCTTTGTTAGATTTGATTATTCAAACATCATCAAATCAAAATAGTATTGTCTTAGATTGTTTTTGTGGCTCGGGAACTACTTTAAAATCAGCACATTTGCTGAAAAGGAAATGGATTGGTATTGATAATTCTGAATTGGCAATTCGAGCTACCATAAATAAAATGGATACAATCGTTGCAGACTTATTTGTAAAAAAACCTGAATATGAATTTGTTGAAATGAAAGAAACACAACTTATTAATTCTCAGTTTTAA
- a CDS encoding LysM peptidoglycan-binding domain-containing protein — MKRIFLILIIVSIQVFAFSQKITRHDYIEKYKEIAIKEMKRSGIPASITLAQGLLESDNGNSKLGRKANNHFGIKCHSSWTGKKMYKDDDKKHECFRKYNSVKESYEDHSEFLKKPRYSALFDLEITDYKGWAKGLKKAGYATNPKYPQLLITIIEDNELHRFDEEKYQSNDNELVAKNKTKKSKNKLSSSSKSRKIKTYNRVKYIVVKKGDTFAKISKDLGLMSWQLTKYNETTTNAKLVEGQKLYIQPKRSKADKKYEFHKVKSGDTMYSISQKYGIKLDKLYKKNLMAKGNEPKVGNKIWLRKQKK, encoded by the coding sequence ATGAAAAGAATATTTTTGATATTAATAATAGTTTCCATCCAAGTTTTTGCTTTTTCGCAAAAAATTACCCGACATGATTACATTGAGAAATATAAAGAAATTGCCATCAAAGAAATGAAACGAAGTGGTATTCCAGCGAGCATAACTCTTGCTCAGGGACTGCTAGAATCTGACAATGGAAACAGCAAACTTGGGCGAAAAGCTAATAACCATTTCGGTATAAAATGCCATAGCAGTTGGACAGGAAAAAAAATGTATAAAGACGATGACAAAAAACACGAATGCTTTAGGAAATATAATTCTGTAAAAGAATCATACGAAGACCATAGTGAGTTTTTGAAAAAACCAAGATATTCTGCTTTGTTCGACTTAGAAATTACTGATTATAAAGGATGGGCAAAAGGTTTGAAAAAAGCCGGTTATGCAACAAATCCAAAATATCCTCAGCTTTTGATTACAATAATTGAAGATAACGAACTTCACAGATTTGATGAAGAGAAATACCAATCGAATGACAATGAATTAGTTGCAAAAAACAAGACAAAAAAAAGTAAAAACAAACTATCCTCTTCATCGAAAAGCAGAAAAATTAAAACTTACAATCGCGTAAAATATATTGTAGTAAAAAAAGGAGACACATTTGCAAAAATCAGTAAAGACCTCGGACTAATGAGCTGGCAACTAACAAAATATAACGAAACCACCACAAACGCCAAACTCGTGGAAGGACAAAAATTATACATTCAGCCAAAAAGATCGAAAGCCGACAAAAAATACGAATTTCATAAAGTGAAAAGCGGAGATACCATGTATTCTATCTCTCAAAAATATGGAATAAAACTCGACAAACTATACAAAAAAAACCTTATGGCCAAAGGCAACGAGCCAAAAGTTGGAAATAAAATTTGGCTTAGGAAGCAGAAGAAGTGA
- a CDS encoding mechanosensitive ion channel, translating into MKDILEYKIIEADNFNLTIYHVLIIIATILVTRILQLVFKKLLKKTSSKAKIDAKKSNSIYQIVRYTLWVIAISIMLDTIGINITILIASSAALLVGLGLGIQQIFNDIVSGVFLLFEGRLKVGDIVELDDVVGKVKLIGLRTSLVETRDNIVMIIPNSRFINENVINWSHIEKKTRFSINVGVAYGSDVKLVEHILLDCASFHKDIPNEPKPFVRFNDFGNSSLDFQLFFWTHKSFRVENIKSDVRFTINDNFKRYNIVIPFPQRDLHIKNSQTKNEMATPKDI; encoded by the coding sequence ATGAAAGACATTTTAGAATATAAAATTATAGAAGCCGATAATTTTAACCTCACAATTTATCATGTTTTAATAATTATTGCTACAATTCTCGTTACCAGAATTTTACAACTAGTTTTTAAAAAATTATTAAAAAAAACCTCCTCGAAAGCTAAAATTGATGCTAAAAAAAGCAATTCCATATATCAAATTGTGAGATATACACTTTGGGTTATTGCTATCAGTATTATGCTCGACACAATTGGGATAAATATTACAATTCTTATTGCAAGTTCGGCAGCTCTGTTGGTTGGTTTGGGGCTTGGTATCCAACAAATTTTTAATGATATTGTATCCGGTGTTTTTCTACTTTTCGAAGGACGCTTGAAAGTTGGCGATATAGTTGAACTTGACGATGTTGTGGGGAAAGTGAAATTAATCGGACTCCGCACATCGCTCGTTGAAACACGAGATAATATAGTTATGATTATTCCAAATTCGCGATTTATAAACGAGAACGTAATTAATTGGAGTCATATTGAAAAAAAAACCAGATTTTCTATAAATGTTGGGGTTGCATACGGAAGTGATGTGAAATTAGTGGAACACATTTTATTAGATTGTGCAAGTTTTCATAAAGATATTCCCAATGAGCCAAAACCATTTGTCAGATTTAATGATTTTGGAAATTCATCGCTCGATTTTCAACTATTTTTTTGGACACATAAATCTTTTCGTGTTGAAAATATAAAAAGTGATGTTCGATTTACGATAAACGACAATTTCAAAAGATATAATATTGTTATTCCATTTCCTCAAAGAGATTTGCATATTAAAAACTCACAAACTAAAAATGAAATGGCAACTCCTAAAGATATTTAA
- a CDS encoding TIGR00159 family protein, which yields MLTLFISIRFFDILDVLLTAFLLYQLYMLIRGTVAINIFIGIFLVYLMWLIVKAFNMELLSSILGQFIGVGVIALIIVFQEELRRALLMIGTKYFSNSKFSFSRLLPNIVQDQHNLKVRSIVKACRAMSISKTGALMVIEKRTKLSSLIQLKDVIDATTSSRLIVSIFNKTSPLHDGAIVIRGEKILAARCVLPLTEKELPPEFGLRHRAGIGISEKSDAMVVIVSEETGNISVIKSGNLNTKLDYSELTEILEQEFISN from the coding sequence ATGCTCACACTTTTCATTTCAATAAGATTTTTCGATATTCTTGATGTATTATTAACTGCGTTTTTGCTCTATCAGTTATATATGTTAATTCGTGGAACTGTTGCCATAAATATTTTCATTGGAATATTTTTAGTTTACCTAATGTGGCTCATAGTAAAAGCTTTTAACATGGAGCTACTTAGCTCAATATTAGGGCAATTTATTGGAGTTGGTGTAATAGCCCTGATCATTGTTTTCCAGGAAGAACTCCGGCGAGCTTTACTAATGATTGGGACAAAATACTTTTCTAATAGTAAGTTTTCTTTTTCGAGATTGCTACCAAATATAGTACAAGATCAGCACAATCTTAAAGTTCGATCTATTGTTAAAGCCTGTCGAGCAATGTCGATATCGAAAACAGGAGCTCTAATGGTGATAGAAAAACGAACAAAATTATCTTCCTTAATTCAATTAAAAGATGTTATAGATGCCACTACTTCGAGCAGGCTTATTGTAAGTATCTTCAACAAAACCAGCCCATTGCACGATGGAGCAATAGTAATTCGCGGAGAAAAAATTCTTGCTGCACGCTGCGTTTTACCACTCACCGAAAAAGAATTGCCTCCCGAATTCGGTTTGCGGCATAGAGCCGGAATTGGCATTTCTGAAAAATCGGATGCTATGGTAGTAATTGTTTCTGAGGAAACCGGAAATATTTCGGTAATAAAATCAGGAAATCTGAATACCAAATTAGATTACAGCGAACTTACAGAAATTTTAGAACAGGAATTTATTTCAAATTAA
- the folP gene encoding dihydropteroate synthase, giving the protein MGILNVTPDSFYDGGKYSNEKSILSHTEKMLEEGATIIDIGANSTRPGSEFISESDELTRLMPVLEILRKNFSDTIFSIDTFRSNVVETITENFGDFIINDISAGTFDNKMFETIAEKQLPYILMHIQGQPKNMQKNPTYKDISNEILKYFSEKVDKLKILGVNDIIVDPGFGFGKSLEHNYELLDKLDNFKILELPICVGFSRKSMIHKLLNISPNESLNGTTVLNTIAVQNGASILRVHDVKEALETIKIFNMFKNTSLEISNS; this is encoded by the coding sequence ATGGGAATTTTGAATGTTACGCCGGATTCTTTCTACGATGGCGGAAAATATTCGAATGAAAAAAGTATTCTATCTCATACCGAAAAAATGCTCGAAGAAGGAGCAACAATTATTGATATTGGAGCAAATTCTACACGCCCCGGTTCCGAATTTATTTCAGAATCTGATGAACTTACCAGACTTATGCCTGTTTTGGAAATTCTTAGAAAAAACTTTTCTGACACAATATTTTCTATCGATACTTTCCGTTCCAATGTAGTTGAAACAATCACAGAAAATTTTGGAGATTTTATTATAAATGATATTTCTGCCGGCACTTTCGATAACAAAATGTTTGAAACGATTGCAGAAAAACAACTTCCATACATATTGATGCACATTCAGGGACAGCCCAAAAACATGCAGAAAAATCCTACATATAAAGATATATCGAATGAAATATTAAAATATTTTAGCGAAAAAGTAGACAAATTAAAAATTCTCGGTGTAAACGATATAATTGTTGATCCTGGTTTCGGATTTGGCAAATCGCTTGAACATAATTACGAATTGTTAGATAAATTAGATAATTTCAAAATTCTTGAATTACCTATTTGCGTGGGATTTTCGAGAAAATCGATGATACACAAACTACTTAATATTTCGCCAAATGAATCACTGAACGGAACAACAGTGCTTAACACAATTGCTGTGCAAAATGGTGCTTCAATTCTGCGAGTTCACGATGTAAAAGAAGCTTTAGAAACAATCAAAATATTTAATATGTTTAAAAATACGAGTTTAGAAATTAGTAATTCTTAA